Proteins found in one Miscanthus floridulus cultivar M001 chromosome 4, ASM1932011v1, whole genome shotgun sequence genomic segment:
- the LOC136550606 gene encoding nuclear pore complex protein NUP214-like isoform X1 yields the protein MGSPRELELTDEVEGEEDGTDDFVFRLAGDPIPLLPTDSNPLPLFDLLSPPARPLAVSDRHATVFLAHPSGFLAVRTKELIEASKEAREKGKASTRCAQDCCVADVPLPSVSLIALSHDESVLAACTDTEIQFFSLASLLTHKDVVPSSSCSLGRAGTVKDFKWLNHASAAYIVLSNGGLLCHGSLGEGLKDVMENVDAVDCCKEGNLIAVARGNKLTILSPDFKETCSMSLLFQLWSDESDSEGTAIKVDSIGWVHGDSIVIGCVRLNEDDNEEGYLVQVIRTEESTFCESAGKPDVYTYVDFFHGIMDDVLPSGVGPNLLLGYLHRWDLMVASNKKSIEDHIALLKWPSAHDDEKTVTYLEMLEDKYSPRIDLQENGDDNVILGFGVENVSLFQKITVTVGPEQKEVAPQHILLCLTGEGKLAVYYLARISDPSDLPHATVSTNEDYGEKHISPATVSEKELTPSVGSVSKSTLTEHGAEASSAQTGSDQQESMNVKNSSSASKEQETTGNSLLISSNKKPIDTRQLNVTAPPAALPSLELTGNTKPTISSSFSTVNNEGMNPTGGNAPNGLAPSLQPGSRSFGNSQTGKEGLDSAQSVGIFGGSQNSNKDGDVYGFKSSVFTSSGSVPAKIRERNEVGFGVPSPQTSYTADRKVFGAPVALSSVPSPSISPAKPAPIGSSSSGVRTGNSEAPQSLRGSSPSQQSMGKSHNSRTQAPADYSRNSKMGTRFDSEQDLSKKFYSINEMTKELDALLAYIEKDGGFRDACITFQQRPLSMFEDGLQNFLELLQVFKGKVEEQCSKIEDLRNKMFQVSARQTYMKGIVSQSSDNQYWDIWNRQKLSPEFEVKRQNILKANQNLTNQLVELERHFNNLEMNRSSETGRVASNRRAVYSNKTRSSQTQLSSVYNALNSQLAAAEQLSECLSKQISVLNIGSPTRKQGAVTKELFESIGLAHTTDATKFSGSTPKPVKRFPSVNEHSKGILGPSKSGEPETARRRRESLDMSLASLEPQKTTVKRIAQQQRLKISSDLPFRSNKKNFDSQMAAISQEKSSDSSNSSIVESYVSRLHSLSEVSDVKEKPSGPQQNPLFKWVKESTGSSQISEQKHFELPGQMKSTAQSSKLTPSSPPSFSYTRMGAQDSINPSSVPSFGTKNTVSKPNTLTFKTTITPKSNAKTEPNILPSITAAKTSQSPLSVKTTGESGDLPTLTMKNRQDSQSMPSLGNIKGPGASLQNKGGIFTDLGKSSFTSEHSKPAVLHEKTGQLSGVGDAVQNTVKDTPKMAPQPSAFSPAPVTQTDSYSLRSTISSSATSASSGAKTSDVLSSAMQKVSPIVPGGTVSSSIPTPAKDSSTGLSQNASKPEMLKTEVTGTIVSASSTSVISTTESKPSVPPTTGASLPSAHVSAPKTAPTTSESVVTSTGKDVGPNTDAIATDEDDMEEEAPSASAELNLGALGGFSLGSQPSSSPQKSNPFGASFGTSDNKSSGTPFTLTTSPGQLFRPASLSIPSAQPAQPSQSTSSSSFSSTFSSGLTGFGQPAQIGSGQQSAFGKPAQIGAGQQAGFGQTAQIQSGFGQPAQIQSGFGQSAQIGSGQQSGFGQPAQIGAVQSGFGQPAQFGAQQVLGSVLGSFGQSRQLGGVGSGGFGGFASASTSGGFGSLSSSNAGFSGAASGGGFSAPAASAGGGFAAAATGGGFASLASKSGGFAGAASFGGGFGGAAQGGGFGTGGGFGSFGGNQGAGFSAFGASGTGRPPVDFLTQMRK from the exons ATGGGGTCGCCGCGCGAGCTCGAGCTCACCGACGAGGTGGAGGGCGAGGAGGACGGCACCGACGACTTCGTATTCCGCCTCGCCGGCGACCCCATCCCGCTACTCCCGACCGACTCCAACCCGCTCCCGCTCTTCGACCTGCTGTCCCCTCCCGCGCGCCCGCTCGCCGTCTCCGACCGCCACGCCACCGTCTTCCTCGCCCACCCCAGCG GGTTTCTAGCTGTGAGGACGAAGGAGTTGATCGAAGCCAGCAAGGAGGCGCGCGAGAAGGGCAAGGCGAGCACCCGCTGCGCGCAGGACTGCTGCGTCGCCGATGTGCCCCTCCCCAGTGTATCCCTCATCGCGCTCTCCCATGATGAGTCCGTGTTAGCAGCCTGCACGGATACTGAGATCCAGTTCTTCTCGTTGGCGTCTCTGCTCACACATAAG GATGTTGTACCATCCTCATCATGTAGCCTGGGACGAGCTGGCACTGTGAAAGATTTCAAGTGGTTAAATCATGCCTCTGCAGCATATATTGTACTCTCAAACGGTGGGTTGCTGTGTCATGGGAGTTTGGGCGAAGGCCTGAAGGATGTGATGGAAAACGTCGATGCAG TTGATTGTTGCAAGGAAGGAAATCTTATTGCCGTTGCAAGAGGGAACAAACTTACCATATTATCACCAGATTTTAAGGAAACATGCTCCATGTCCCTCTTGTTCCAGTTGTGGTCTGATGAAAGTGATTCAGAGGGCACTGCCATCAAAG TGGATTCCATTGGCTGGGTACATGGTGATAGTATTGTTATTGGGTGTGTTCGATTAAATGAAGATGACAATGAAGAAGGCTATCTTGTTCAAGTTATAAGGACTGAAGAAAGCACATTTTGTGAG AGCGCAGGCAAGCCAGATGTTTATACCTATGTCGATTTTTTCCATGGCATTATGGATGATGTTTTACCATCCGGAGTTGGACCTAATCTGCTTTTGGGTTATCTGCATCGCTG GGATCTCATGGTGGCTTCCAATAAAAAGAGCATTGAAGACCACATTGCCCTTCTGAAGTGGCCATCCGCACATGATGATGAAAAAACTGTAACATATCTAGAAATGTTGGAGGATAAATACAGTCCTAGGATTGACTTGCAAG AGAATGGCGATGACAACGTCATACTAGGGTTTGGTGTTGAGAATGTTTCATTATTTCAAAAGATCACTGTAACAGTTGGACCTGAACAAAAGGAGGTTGCCCCTCAACATATTCTACTCTGTTTGACTGGTGAAGGCAAACTAGCTGTATATTACCTTGCACG GATTTCGGACCCTTCTGATTTACCTCATGCTACTGTGTCTACCAATGAGGACTATGGTGAAAAACATATTTCACCTGCAACTGTATCTGAAAAGGAGTTGACTCCAAGTGTAGGCTCGGTATCTAAGAGTACTCTCACTGAACATGGTGCTGAGGCCTCTAGTGCACAAACAG GTAGCGACCAGCAGGAATCAATGAATGTGAAAAACAGTAGCTCAGCTTCAAAAGAACAGGAAACAACTGGCAATTCGTTGCTTATCTCTTCCAATAAGAAGCCCATAGACACCAGGCAACTGAATGTGACTGCTCCACCTGCAGCCTTGCCTAGCTTAGAATTAACAGGAAACACAAAACCTACAATATCTTCCAGCTTTTCTACTGTCAATAATGAAGGCATGAATCCAACAGGAGGCAATGCACCTAATGGATTAGCTCCTTCCTTGCAACCAGGCAGCAGAAGTTTTGGAAACAGCCAAACTGGTAAAGAAGGTCTGGATTCAGCTCAATCAGTGGGAATATTTGGTGGATCTCAAAACTCCAATAAAGATGGTGATGTCTATGGTTTCAAGTCTTCGGTGTTCACCTCTAGTGGATCTGTCCCTGCCAAGATCAGAGAAAGGAATGAGGTTGGTTTTGGAGTTCCTTCACCTCAAACCAGCTACACCGCTGATAGAAAAGTTTTTGGTGCTCCAGTTGCCTTAAGTTCTGTACCTTCACCATCGATATCTCCAGCTAAACCTGCCCCAATTGGATCTTCATCAAGTGGAGTTCGGACAGGAAACTCTGAAGCTCCTCAATCATTGCGTGGATCATCTCCGTCACAGCAATCTATGGGCAAATCACATAACAGCAGGACACAAGCACCAGCAGACTATTCTAGAAACTCCAAGATGGGCACAAGATTTGATTCTGAACAAGACTTATCTAAAAAGTTTTATAGT ATAAATGAAATGACGAAGGAGTTAGATGCCCTACTAGCATATATAGAAAAGGATGGTGGTTTCAGAGATGCCTGCATAACCTTCCAGCAGCGTCCTCTTTCTATGTTTGAGGATGGCTTGCAAAACTTTTTGGAGTTGTTGCAGGTCTTCAAG GGCAAAGTAGAGGAACAATGTTCAAAAATTGAAGATCTGAGGAACAAGATGTTTCAAG TTTCTGCTAGGCAAACTTACATGAAAGGAATTGTTAGCCAGTCTTCAGATAATCAGTACTGGGATATATGGAACCGTCAGAAATTGAGTCCAGAATTCGAAGTGAAGAGACAAAATATTCTCAAAGCTAACCAG AATTTGACAAATCAGTTGGTCGAGCTGGAGAGGCACTTCAATAATCTGGAGATGAACAGATCCAGTGAAACAGGAAGAGTGGCTTCTAATCGAAGAGCTGTTTATTCTAATAAGACAAGGTCGAG TCAGACACAATTATCCAGTGTATATAATGCACTGAACTCGCAGTTGGCAGCTGCTGAGCAGCTATCTGAATGCCTTTCAAAGCAGATATCTGTGTTAAATATTGGTTCTCCTACTAGGAAGCAGGGGGCGGTGACCAAAGAGTTGTTTGAGTCAATTGGTTTAGCccacacaactgatgcaaccaaaTTTTCAGGCAGCACTCCTAAGCCAGTTAAGCGGTTTCCATCAGTGAATGAGCATTCAAAGGGAATATTAGGGCCTTCCAAGAGTGGTGAGCCTGAGACCGCTCGAAGGAGGAGAGAATCACTGGATATG AGCCTGGCTAGTTTGGAACCTCAGAAAACAACTGTTAAAAGAATAGCACAGCAACAACGCCTCAAAATCAGCAGTGATCTACCATTCAGGTCAAACAAGAAAAATTTTGATTCTCAAATGGCAGCAATATCACAGGAAAAGTCAAGCGATAGCTCCAATTCATCTATAGTAGAATCATATGTAAGCAGACTGCATTCTCTGAGTGAAG TTTCAGATGTAAAAGAAAAACCCTCAGGACCCCAACAGAACCCTTTGTTCAAATGGGTAAAGGAATCAACTGGGTCATCTCAAATCTCAGAGCAAAAGCATTTTGAGTTACCAGGGCAAATGAAAAGCACTGCACAATCTTCAAAACTGACACCATCTTCACCACCATCATTCAGTTACACCCGAATGGGTGCACAAGATAGTATCAACCCATCCAGTGTGCCATCGTTTGGAACAAAAAATACTGTGTCTAAGCCAAATACTTTAACCTTCAAAACCACTATAACCCCTAAAAGTAATGCCAAGACAGAGCCAAATATATTACCTTCCATAACAGCTGCAAAAACTTCTCAGAGTCCACTGTCTGTGAAAACTACTGGGGAGTCTGGAGATTTGCCTACATTAACTATGAAGAACAGACAGGATAGTCAGTCAATGCCATCTTTGGGGAACATAAAAGGACCGGGTGCTTCTCTGCAGAACAAGGGTGGCATATTTACAGATCTTGGCAAATCGTCTTTTACTTCTGAACATTCCAAGCCGGCTGTATTACATGAGAAGACTGGCCAGCTTAGTGGGGTTGGCGATGCTGTGCAGAACACTGTGAAAGATACCCCCAAGATGGCACCTCAACCTTCTGCATTCTCGCCAGCTCCTGTTACTCAGACTGATTCATACTCCTTAAGGTCGACTATTTCCTCTTCAGCCACATCAGCCTCATCAGGTGCGAAAACTTCGGATGTTTTATCTAGCGCAATGCAGAAAGTTTCTCCAATAGTGCCCGGGGGTACTGTGTCTAGCTCAATCCCTACTCCTGCTAAGGATTCGTCAACTGGCTTGAGTCAAAATGCTTCCAAACCTGAAATGCTAAAAACAGAGGTAACTGGTACCATAGTTTCTGCAAGTTCGACTTCAGTCATATCGACCACTGAAAGCAAACCTTCAGTGCCTCCAACAACTGGCGCCAGCTTGCCTTCTGCTCATGTCTCTGCTCCTAAAACAGCGCCAACAACATCAGAATCAGTTGTCACTTCCACAGGAAAAGATGTAGGACCAAACACTGACGCCATCGCAACCGATGAAGATGATATGGAAGAGGAGGCGCCTTCTGCAAGTGCCGAACTCAACTTGGGAGCCCTTGGTGGATTCAGCCTCGGGTCCCAGCCTTCTTCAAGTCCTCAAAAGTCTAATCCTTTTGGTGCCTCCTTTGGTACATCTGACAATAAAAGTTCAGGCACACCATTTACTTTGACAACCAGTCCAGGACAGCTTTTCCGACCAGCGTCGCTAAGCATTCCTTCAGCTCAGCCAGCCCAACCATCTCAATCAACTAGTTCTAGTTCTTTTTCTAGTACGTTCTCAAGTGGGCTTACTGGATTTGGACAGCCTGCACAAATTGGATCTGGCCAGCAGTCAGCATTTGGGAAGCCTGCACAGATTGGAGCTGGTCAGCAGGCAGGATTTGGGCAGACAGCACAAATTCAATCTGGATTTGGTCAGCCTGCACAAATTCAATCTGGTTTTGGTCAGTCAGCACAAATTGGATCTGGGCAACAGTCAGGATTTGGGCAGCCTGCACAAATTGGGGCTGTCCAGTCAGGATTTGGGCAGCCTGCACAGTTTGGTGCTCAACAGGTACTTGGATCAGTGCTGGGTTCTTTTGGACAATCGCGCCAGTTAGGAGGCGTAGGTTCTGGAGGATTTGGTGGATTTGCTAGTGCTTCTACATCTGGGGGTTTTGGTTCTTTATCTTCAAGTAATGCTGGATTTTCTGGTGCTGCATCAGGTGGGGGCTTTTCAGCACCCGCTGCTTCTGCAGgtggtggttttgctgctgctgctactggtgGAGGTTTTGCTTCTCTTGCCTCCAAAAGTGGTGGTTTTGCTGGTGCAGCTTCATTTGGTGGTGGTTTTGGAGGTGCTGCCCAGGGAGGTGGCTTTGGCACTG GTGGTGGATTCGGATCCTTCGGTGGTAATCAAGGAGCTGGGTTCTCGGCATTTGGAGCAAGCGGAACTGGAAGACCGCCAGTTGATTTCTTGACACAGATGCGAAAGTAG